The Desulfomicrobium orale DSM 12838 genome includes a window with the following:
- the rsxE gene encoding electron transport complex subunit RsxE: MASMMQEFTKGLWKELPPFRLVLGLCPVLAVTNTAENGLGMGAAVIFVLTLSNVIISLVRNLIPKKVRIACFIAIAASLVVTVEMLMQAFTYGLYQQLGIFVPLIVVNCIILGRAEAFAAKNPPHLALADGLGMGIGFTISLTFLGSIREALGAGTLFGKELFGPGFQPFTFMVEAPGAFVCLGLILAGMNFLNAWQARRKGLDVDPHFDAGCSGCTACKGLEKIVQQKKLERLTTAPGAAQE, from the coding sequence CAGCATGATGCAGGAATTCACCAAAGGCTTGTGGAAGGAGCTGCCGCCTTTTCGGCTGGTGCTGGGGCTGTGTCCGGTCCTGGCGGTGACCAATACGGCGGAAAACGGCCTGGGAATGGGTGCTGCGGTCATTTTCGTACTTACCCTGAGCAATGTCATCATTTCCCTGGTGCGCAATCTCATCCCCAAGAAGGTGCGTATCGCCTGTTTCATCGCCATTGCCGCATCTCTTGTGGTCACGGTGGAAATGCTCATGCAGGCTTTCACCTACGGGTTGTACCAGCAGCTCGGCATTTTCGTGCCGCTCATCGTGGTCAACTGCATCATCCTGGGCCGGGCCGAGGCCTTTGCGGCCAAGAACCCGCCGCATCTGGCCCTGGCCGACGGTCTGGGCATGGGCATCGGCTTCACCATCTCCCTGACTTTTCTGGGCAGCATCCGCGAAGCCTTGGGCGCTGGAACCCTGTTCGGAAAGGAGCTTTTCGGACCTGGCTTCCAGCCGTTCACCTTCATGGTGGAAGCTCCGGGAGCTTTTGTCTGTCTGGGGCTCATTCTGGCCGGAATGAATTTTCTGAACGCCTGGCAGGCCAGGCGCAAGGGGCTGGATGTCGACCCCCATTTCGATGCCGGGTGCTCCGGGTGCACGGCCTGCAAGGGACTGGAGAAGATCGTGCAGCAAAAAAAGCTGGAGCGGCTGACCACGGCTCCAGGCGCGGCGCAGGAGTAG
- a CDS encoding electron transport complex protein RnfA, giving the protein MGTFLFFISAIFVNNIVLAQYLGNCPYLGCSKEKSVSIGMGLAVIFVTIMATIFTFLIQKHVLVPFKLGYLQTIVFILVIAALVQFVEMFLKKAVPPLYKSLGIFLPLITTNCAVLGVAILVQRKEYDFLTSVLYAMAAGTGFMLALVVLAGIRERFEITRIPRAMRGVPIGLVMAGIMSLAFMAFKGMIA; this is encoded by the coding sequence ATGGGTACTTTTCTGTTTTTCATCTCGGCCATCTTTGTGAACAACATCGTTCTGGCCCAGTATCTCGGCAACTGCCCTTATCTCGGCTGCTCCAAGGAAAAGAGCGTGTCCATCGGCATGGGCCTGGCCGTCATCTTCGTGACCATCATGGCCACCATCTTCACCTTTCTCATCCAGAAGCATGTGCTTGTCCCGTTCAAACTGGGCTATCTGCAGACCATCGTCTTCATTCTGGTCATCGCGGCTCTGGTGCAGTTCGTGGAGATGTTTCTGAAGAAGGCCGTGCCGCCGCTTTACAAGTCGCTGGGCATTTTTCTGCCTCTTATCACCACCAACTGCGCGGTGCTGGGCGTCGCCATTCTGGTGCAGCGAAAGGAATACGATTTTCTGACTTCCGTACTCTACGCCATGGCCGCCGGAACTGGTTTCATGCTGGCTCTGGTGGTGCTGGCGGGCATCCGGGAGCGTTTCGAGATCACGCGGATTCCACGGGCCATGCGCGGCGTGCCCATCGGGCTGGTCATGGCCGGAATCATGTCCCTGGCCTTTATGGCCTTCAAGGGCATGATCGCTTGA
- the rnfB gene encoding RnfABCDGE type electron transport complex subunit B: MITVSVLTLFGLGFVSAAILAIASKVLYVEEDPRIEVVTEALPGANCGGCGFAGCEAYAIAVINDPDMAPDKCCAGGPDVAIRVAELTGKAAGDSEPRVMFRRCMKVEGQVARKYDYAGVMTCAAAKMLGGGPDACSYSCMGFGDCARACPFDAMWLEDGMVRISPSKCTSCGTCAKICPNGILELIPRRARVMVFCSSRDKGKAVRDVCGVGCISCGACIKKCPAQCIRLEDDRIVIDHKACLDYGPSCEEVCVEKCPRKILRCLNPEQIADAPETEPAGYPEESHVAELRAGE, from the coding sequence ATGATTACCGTCTCCGTTCTGACCCTGTTCGGCCTGGGCTTTGTCTCCGCCGCCATTTTGGCCATCGCCTCCAAAGTGCTGTATGTGGAGGAAGATCCGCGCATCGAGGTCGTCACCGAAGCCCTGCCCGGAGCCAACTGCGGCGGATGCGGCTTTGCCGGGTGTGAGGCTTACGCCATCGCCGTCATCAATGATCCGGACATGGCCCCCGACAAGTGCTGCGCGGGCGGCCCCGATGTGGCCATTCGCGTGGCCGAGCTGACAGGCAAGGCCGCCGGCGATTCCGAGCCCCGGGTCATGTTTCGGCGGTGCATGAAAGTCGAAGGCCAAGTGGCCAGAAAGTACGATTACGCGGGCGTCATGACCTGCGCCGCAGCCAAGATGCTGGGCGGCGGCCCGGACGCCTGTTCCTATTCCTGCATGGGCTTTGGTGACTGCGCCCGGGCCTGCCCCTTTGACGCCATGTGGCTGGAAGACGGCATGGTCCGCATTTCCCCGTCCAAATGCACCAGTTGCGGCACCTGCGCCAAGATATGCCCCAACGGTATTCTGGAACTCATTCCCCGGCGGGCGCGGGTCATGGTCTTCTGTTCGTCCCGGGACAAGGGCAAGGCCGTGCGGGATGTGTGCGGAGTGGGCTGCATCAGCTGCGGGGCGTGCATCAAAAAGTGTCCGGCCCAGTGCATCCGCCTGGAAGACGACCGTATCGTCATCGACCACAAGGCCTGCCTGGATTACGGCCCGTCCTGCGAGGAAGTCTGCGTGGAGAAATGCCCCCGGAAGATTCTGCGCTGCCTGAACCCGGAACAGATCGCCGATGCGCCGGAAACGGAGCCCGCCGGCTATCCCGAGGAATCTCATGTGGCGGAGCTGCGCGCCGGGGAATAG
- a CDS encoding FAD:protein FMN transferase, whose protein sequence is MIPALQSDRRTFLKRLAMLAAGAALAPVVRVVPAAAGSGRIRIQEERMLMGTFVGLTVLASSRMQGEEAVVRAFAEMESQICVFDRFDASTPLSILNREGRLCDAPEELLSVLDFSDGLFMRSGGLFDVTVAPVVNLLARTHGAPDENELREALALVDAGRMSRRDGDIRFGSRGMAVTLDGVAKGHIADRAAAALERMGIDTYLVDAGGDIRVQGAPEGRPWRIAIQDPDKGGNYPAVIELRSGAVATSGGYESGFDKAGTSHHLINPDTGASPAYVRSVSVQAPTVMQADGLATALSLMHPREALRLTDSLPGHSCLLVTSSGARLASDNWGMRL, encoded by the coding sequence ATGATCCCTGCATTGCAGTCCGACCGACGGACTTTTCTGAAGCGTCTTGCCATGTTGGCCGCCGGAGCGGCTCTGGCTCCGGTTGTGCGGGTTGTTCCCGCCGCGGCCGGTTCCGGGCGAATCCGGATTCAGGAAGAGCGCATGCTCATGGGAACATTTGTGGGGCTGACGGTGCTGGCCTCATCCCGAATGCAGGGGGAGGAGGCCGTGGTCCGGGCCTTTGCGGAGATGGAGAGTCAGATTTGCGTATTCGACCGTTTCGACGCGTCCACGCCTCTTTCCATTTTGAACAGGGAAGGGCGGCTTTGCGATGCGCCCGAAGAGCTTTTGAGTGTTCTGGATTTCAGCGACGGGCTGTTTATGCGAAGCGGCGGGTTGTTCGACGTCACCGTTGCTCCGGTGGTCAATCTGCTGGCCCGTACGCACGGCGCGCCGGACGAGAACGAACTGCGCGAGGCTCTGGCCCTGGTGGACGCCGGTAGAATGTCCCGCCGGGACGGGGATATCCGCTTTGGTTCACGGGGCATGGCCGTCACACTGGACGGCGTGGCCAAGGGGCATATCGCCGACCGCGCCGCAGCCGCTTTGGAAAGGATGGGCATCGATACATATCTGGTGGACGCGGGCGGTGATATCCGTGTGCAGGGCGCGCCGGAAGGCCGTCCCTGGCGCATCGCCATCCAGGATCCGGACAAGGGCGGCAACTATCCGGCGGTCATCGAACTGCGCTCGGGAGCCGTAGCCACTTCCGGCGGTTATGAATCCGGCTTCGACAAGGCCGGCACTTCGCATCACCTGATCAACCCGGATACGGGCGCGTCGCCCGCATACGTGCGATCTGTCAGTGTCCAGGCTCCCACAGTCATGCAAGCCGACGGGCTGGCCACGGCCTTGAGTCTCATGCATCCGCGCGAAGCCTTGCGCCTGACGGACTCCCTGCCCGGCCACAGTTGTCTGCTGGTCACATCCAGCGGCGCCCGGCTGGCCTCGGACAACTGGGGAATGCGGCTGTAG
- a CDS encoding YdgA family protein — MKKILVLLLLLVLLGFGAIFVSGNMARDSYMDALRDYSQGPLTFANIRYERGLFVSKAATRVVLADPKKAEGEEFALIMEHIFRHGPLPLETGEELRPALAQAETFLASAADQPEIFRKILAEAPALEQIRAKAWIGLLGAVDGVMQMPAVAVSDAESGISFEMEASSVHFLHDRQKGTLTGNLNFPGLRVQDEHGKSGLSGLSCTFDMQEGLPWVYVGNSTLKLAHLEVAREEKPSVTLSGLHMTSESGIKFSRLFNVQNATLDSLMVGEKTYGPFFMDMAVRNLDAQAMSDLNKRLRDMSEQKEITAEAAQQMGAFAQDFFTKMLAAGPEFQIPRLSLHTDEGNVEGHLDIRLEGSAAHIVMTPHWLLQRLEARGEISAQNSLVRHIVARSLGGGMSEEENATLIDQAYDAQLGPLLRKNFIVNDGERIKSRVVLNQGRLTVNGKAIPLS, encoded by the coding sequence ATGAAGAAGATACTTGTTTTGCTGCTGCTTCTTGTACTGCTCGGGTTTGGAGCCATTTTCGTGTCCGGAAACATGGCCCGGGACAGCTATATGGATGCCTTGCGTGATTACAGTCAGGGACCACTCACGTTCGCCAATATCCGGTACGAACGGGGTCTGTTTGTTTCCAAGGCTGCAACCCGCGTGGTTCTGGCCGACCCGAAAAAGGCGGAAGGGGAGGAATTCGCCCTGATCATGGAACACATATTCCGCCATGGTCCGCTGCCGCTGGAGACCGGCGAGGAACTGCGTCCGGCTCTGGCGCAGGCGGAGACATTCCTGGCCAGCGCCGCAGACCAGCCGGAAATTTTCCGCAAAATTTTGGCTGAGGCCCCGGCGTTGGAACAGATCCGGGCCAAAGCCTGGATCGGCTTGCTGGGGGCAGTTGACGGCGTGATGCAGATGCCGGCCGTTGCCGTTTCTGACGCGGAAAGCGGGATTTCGTTCGAAATGGAAGCCAGTTCTGTACATTTTTTGCACGACCGGCAAAAGGGAACCCTCACCGGAAATCTGAATTTTCCCGGCTTGCGGGTGCAGGACGAGCATGGAAAAAGTGGCCTGAGCGGTCTGAGCTGCACGTTTGACATGCAGGAGGGACTGCCCTGGGTGTATGTGGGCAACTCGACCCTGAAGCTGGCCCATCTTGAGGTCGCCAGAGAGGAGAAACCGTCCGTCACCTTGAGTGGCCTGCATATGACATCCGAGAGCGGCATCAAGTTCAGCCGGTTGTTCAATGTTCAGAATGCGACCCTCGACAGCCTGATGGTCGGGGAAAAGACATACGGGCCCTTTTTTATGGACATGGCGGTACGCAATCTGGATGCTCAGGCCATGAGCGATCTGAACAAGCGTCTGCGTGACATGTCCGAACAGAAGGAAATCACGGCGGAAGCGGCTCAGCAGATGGGCGCCTTCGCACAGGATTTTTTCACCAAGATGTTGGCCGCCGGTCCGGAATTCCAGATTCCCCGCCTCAGTCTGCATACGGATGAGGGCAATGTGGAGGGGCATCTCGATATCCGGCTGGAGGGTTCCGCCGCTCACATAGTCATGACGCCTCACTGGCTGCTGCAACGGCTGGAGGCCCGGGGCGAGATTTCCGCGCAGAACAGCCTGGTCCGGCATATTGTAGCGCGGAGTCTCGGTGGCGGCATGTCCGAAGAGGAAAATGCGACGCTGATCGACCAGGCTTACGACGCCCAGCTCGGGCCGCTGCTGAGAAAGAATTTCATCGTCAATGACGGCGAGCGGATCAAAAGCAGGGTGGTCCTGAATCAGGGACGGCTGACCGTGAACGGAAAGGCCATACCACTTTCCTGA
- a CDS encoding sulfite exporter TauE/SafE family protein, with product MEFFKTWGAFMVEGSRAFARWEVENARVILGDRKRIWLLALLLLPVILGGWAFADEIGQALPATIGGKEAYSPSYYSMYIFCVSIFIGVGAGLISGCIGAGGGFIIAPALMSAGVKGILAVGTDLFHIFAKAIMGSVLHRKMGNVSVPLALVFLIGAIIGTTVGAGINRALYNINPVLSDAFITTVYTVMLGFLGFYGMFDYFNAKKAGKAAGGHDTKEGAAMTGLARKLQAVNLPPMVTFDQGLIPGGRKISWLFLVLSGALVGMAAGIMGVGGGFLTFPIFVYVLGVSSLTTVGTDIFQIVFTAGYGAITQYAIYGFIFYTLAMGMLLGSLLGIQIGALVTKVVPGITIRGFFALSVMAGFVNRFFALPKKLVSMGYLPETWLGATKMMDKIGMYLFFIVITLFGLWVFSAFFKNIKVLKGEA from the coding sequence ATGGAATTCTTCAAAACATGGGGCGCATTCATGGTGGAGGGCTCACGCGCCTTCGCCCGGTGGGAGGTAGAGAACGCACGGGTCATTCTGGGCGACAGGAAACGGATCTGGCTTTTGGCTCTGCTGCTGCTCCCGGTCATTCTGGGAGGCTGGGCTTTCGCCGACGAAATCGGGCAGGCGCTGCCGGCCACCATCGGCGGCAAGGAAGCCTACAGCCCATCCTATTACAGCATGTATATTTTCTGTGTTTCCATCTTCATCGGCGTGGGTGCGGGACTCATATCCGGATGTATCGGCGCGGGCGGCGGGTTCATCATCGCCCCGGCCCTGATGAGCGCAGGAGTCAAGGGCATCCTGGCCGTAGGCACAGACCTCTTCCACATTTTCGCCAAGGCCATCATGGGCAGCGTTCTGCACCGCAAGATGGGCAACGTCTCCGTACCTCTGGCCCTGGTCTTCCTGATCGGCGCCATCATCGGCACTACTGTGGGTGCGGGTATCAACCGCGCTCTGTACAACATCAACCCGGTCTTGAGCGACGCCTTCATCACCACCGTGTACACGGTCATGCTGGGCTTCCTCGGTTTCTACGGCATGTTCGACTATTTCAATGCCAAGAAAGCCGGAAAAGCGGCCGGTGGACACGACACGAAGGAAGGCGCGGCCATGACCGGCCTGGCCCGGAAGCTCCAGGCCGTGAACCTGCCGCCAATGGTCACGTTCGACCAGGGGCTCATCCCCGGAGGCCGGAAGATCTCCTGGCTGTTCCTCGTGCTTTCCGGCGCCCTGGTGGGTATGGCTGCGGGAATCATGGGCGTCGGCGGCGGCTTCCTGACCTTCCCCATCTTTGTCTATGTGCTGGGAGTTTCGTCCCTGACCACCGTGGGTACGGATATTTTCCAGATCGTCTTCACGGCCGGGTATGGCGCCATAACGCAGTACGCCATCTACGGCTTCATCTTCTACACGCTGGCCATGGGCATGCTGCTGGGCTCTCTTCTGGGCATCCAGATCGGCGCGCTGGTGACCAAGGTCGTACCGGGCATCACCATTCGCGGATTCTTCGCCCTGTCGGTCATGGCCGGTTTCGTGAACCGGTTCTTCGCCCTGCCCAAGAAACTGGTTTCCATGGGCTACCTGCCCGAAACGTGGCTTGGCGCGACCAAAATGATGGACAAGATCGGCATGTATCTGTTTTTCATCGTCATCACCTTGTTCGGACTTTGGGTTTTCAGCGCGTTTTTCAAAAACATCAAGGTGTTGAAAGGGGAGGCGTAG
- a CDS encoding response regulator, translating into MSVLLIHSDIRFMEPIEKSLEAWPVELLHTDNGQDAMRILARHGEIEVVILEVDDSGGQSMDLLRSIKARYPLVEVLMLTETSSMEWAVEGMRLGAADYLMKDGGPVELAAKIREAAEKKRRHEEKIIDARTREMASRST; encoded by the coding sequence ATGAGCGTGCTGCTGATCCACAGCGACATCCGGTTCATGGAACCCATCGAAAAAAGTCTGGAGGCATGGCCGGTGGAGCTGCTCCATACGGACAACGGCCAGGACGCCATGCGTATTCTGGCCCGCCACGGCGAAATCGAAGTGGTCATTCTGGAGGTGGACGATTCCGGCGGGCAGTCCATGGACCTGCTGCGGAGCATCAAGGCACGATATCCCCTGGTGGAAGTGCTCATGCTGACGGAAACCTCGTCCATGGAATGGGCCGTCGAAGGCATGCGCCTGGGTGCCGCCGACTACCTGATGAAAGATGGCGGCCCGGTGGAACTGGCGGCGAAAATCCGCGAGGCGGCGGAGAAAAAACGCCGGCATGAGGAGAAAATCATCGATGCCCGGACTCGTGAGATGGCCAGCCGCAGCACTTAG
- the hslV gene encoding ATP-dependent protease subunit HslV, with the protein MQEIRGTTILAVKDEHGVALAGDGQVTLGQAIAIKHGARKVRRLYRDRIVCGFAGSTADAFTLFEKFEAKLEEFGGNLVRASVELAKDWRSDKYLRRLEAMLLVADAETILIISGTGDVIEPDDGVAAIGSGGPYALAAARALRRHTELPAGEIVRDAMAIAAEICVYTNDHIIFETVTRNA; encoded by the coding sequence ATGCAGGAAATACGCGGAACGACCATTCTGGCCGTCAAGGATGAACACGGCGTGGCCCTGGCCGGAGACGGACAGGTCACTCTGGGGCAGGCCATTGCCATCAAGCACGGCGCTCGCAAGGTCCGGCGTCTGTACCGTGACCGGATTGTCTGCGGATTCGCCGGATCCACGGCGGACGCGTTCACGCTTTTTGAAAAATTCGAGGCCAAGCTGGAGGAGTTCGGCGGCAATCTGGTCCGGGCCAGCGTGGAACTGGCCAAGGACTGGCGCAGCGATAAATATCTGCGGCGTCTGGAGGCCATGCTGCTGGTGGCCGACGCTGAAACCATCCTGATAATCAGCGGCACCGGAGACGTCATCGAGCCCGACGACGGCGTGGCGGCCATCGGCTCCGGTGGACCTTACGCCCTGGCCGCGGCCCGCGCCCTGCGCCGGCATACGGAGCTTCCGGCCGGAGAGATCGTACGCGACGCCATGGCCATTGCGGCGGAGATCTGCGTGTACACCAACGACCACATCATTTTTGAAACCGTAACCAGGAACGCCTGA
- the hslU gene encoding ATP-dependent protease ATPase subunit HslU — MNTLTPKQIVAELDKYIVGQTEAKRMVAIALRNRWRRRQLDPELAEEIAPKNILMIGPTGVGKTEIARRLARLAGSPFIKVEATKFTEVGYVGRDVESIIRDLMEIGVNLVRQEEEASVRVRAEASAEERLLDILLPTKPLESGSVEYVGPESSSSDATREKLRQLWRAGKLDDRMVEVEVSVPGGGMQAMGIPGMEGMEMQMQDMFSKVFPKRKKTKKVRVKNAYEILIQSECERLIDMDKVHEIARERVQESGIVFLDEIDKICGGGGSGKADVSREGVQRDLLPIVEGSTVNTKYGMIRTDHILFIAAGAFHMSKPSDLVPELQGRFPLRVELSALTQEDFYRILTEPKNALTVQYTALLGTEGVQVEYADEGLREIARFAQKINEETENIGARRLYTIMERIVADLSFDAPDMSAESVRIDRDYVAAALQDVQEDRDLTRYIL; from the coding sequence ATGAATACCCTGACTCCGAAGCAGATCGTAGCCGAGCTGGACAAATACATCGTCGGACAGACCGAGGCCAAGCGCATGGTGGCCATCGCCCTCAGAAACCGCTGGCGGCGTCGCCAGCTGGATCCGGAACTGGCCGAGGAGATCGCGCCCAAGAATATACTCATGATCGGCCCCACGGGCGTGGGCAAGACGGAAATCGCACGCCGTCTGGCCCGGCTGGCTGGTTCACCCTTCATCAAGGTGGAGGCCACCAAGTTCACCGAGGTGGGCTATGTGGGCCGGGACGTGGAGTCCATCATCCGGGATCTGATGGAGATCGGCGTGAATCTGGTCCGGCAGGAAGAGGAAGCCTCCGTGCGCGTCCGGGCCGAGGCCTCGGCCGAGGAACGCCTGCTGGACATCCTGCTGCCGACCAAGCCGCTGGAATCCGGCAGTGTGGAATACGTGGGGCCGGAGTCGTCCTCTTCCGACGCCACCCGGGAAAAACTGCGCCAGTTGTGGCGCGCGGGCAAGCTGGACGATCGCATGGTGGAGGTGGAAGTCTCCGTGCCGGGCGGCGGCATGCAGGCCATGGGCATTCCGGGCATGGAAGGCATGGAAATGCAGATGCAGGACATGTTTTCCAAGGTTTTCCCCAAGCGCAAGAAAACCAAGAAGGTACGGGTCAAAAACGCCTACGAGATTCTGATCCAGTCCGAGTGCGAGCGCCTCATCGACATGGACAAGGTGCATGAGATCGCCCGCGAGCGGGTGCAGGAATCGGGCATCGTTTTTCTGGACGAAATCGACAAGATTTGTGGAGGCGGAGGATCGGGCAAGGCCGACGTGTCTCGCGAGGGCGTTCAGCGCGACCTCTTGCCCATCGTGGAGGGCTCCACGGTGAACACCAAGTACGGCATGATCCGCACGGATCACATCCTGTTCATCGCGGCCGGGGCCTTTCACATGTCCAAACCCTCGGATCTGGTGCCGGAGCTGCAGGGCCGCTTTCCTCTGCGGGTGGAGCTTTCGGCCCTGACCCAGGAGGATTTCTACCGCATTCTGACCGAACCCAAAAACGCCCTCACCGTGCAGTACACCGCCCTGCTGGGCACGGAAGGCGTGCAGGTGGAATACGCGGACGAAGGGCTGCGCGAAATCGCCCGCTTCGCCCAGAAGATCAACGAGGAAACGGAGAATATCGGCGCACGGCGGCTGTACACCATCATGGAACGCATTGTCGCGGACTTGTCTTTCGACGCGCCGGACATGTCCGCCGAATCGGTGCGCATCGACCGGGATTATGTGGCCGCGGCCCTGCAGGACGTGCAGGAAGACCGGGATCTGACCCGCTATATTCTTTAG
- the argB gene encoding acetylglutamate kinase, translated as MNHEAFRASILLEALPYIREFYGQTVVIKYGGHAMKDEALRRGFALNIQLLRYIGVNPVIVHGGGPQIGKMLEQLGIVSEFRQGLRVTDDATMDVVEMVLVGKVNKEIVNLINVQGGKAVGLSGKDGNLIRAQKLEMAVERADAPPEIIDLGKVGEVAAVDIGLIDSLQRSGFVPVIAPVGVDDDGSTYNINADSVASAVAVALGAKKLILLTDVPGVLDKKGELVSSMTLHQAVRALEQGVITGGMIPKIKCCLEAVDGGVGKAHILDGRVENVILLEMFTQGGVGSEITRK; from the coding sequence ATGAACCACGAAGCATTCAGAGCGTCCATCCTGCTGGAGGCCCTGCCGTACATCCGCGAATTCTACGGTCAGACCGTGGTCATCAAATACGGCGGACACGCCATGAAGGATGAGGCCCTGCGCCGGGGATTCGCCCTGAACATTCAGCTTCTGCGCTATATCGGGGTCAATCCGGTCATCGTGCACGGCGGCGGACCGCAGATCGGGAAGATGCTCGAACAGCTCGGCATTGTCTCGGAATTCCGCCAGGGCCTGCGCGTGACCGACGACGCCACCATGGACGTGGTGGAGATGGTGCTGGTGGGCAAGGTCAACAAGGAGATCGTGAACCTGATCAATGTCCAGGGCGGCAAGGCCGTGGGGCTGTCCGGCAAGGACGGCAATCTGATCCGGGCGCAGAAGCTGGAGATGGCCGTGGAGCGGGCCGACGCACCGCCGGAAATCATCGATCTGGGCAAGGTCGGCGAAGTGGCGGCCGTGGACATCGGCCTCATCGATTCCCTGCAGCGTTCCGGCTTCGTGCCGGTCATCGCCCCCGTAGGGGTGGACGACGACGGCAGCACCTACAACATCAACGCCGACTCCGTGGCCAGCGCCGTGGCCGTGGCCCTGGGCGCCAAAAAGCTCATCCTGCTCACGGACGTGCCGGGCGTGCTGGACAAAAAGGGTGAGCTCGTCTCGTCCATGACCCTGCATCAGGCCGTGCGCGCCCTGGAGCAGGGTGTGATCACCGGAGGCATGATCCCCAAGATCAAATGCTGCCTGGAAGCCGTGGACGGCGGCGTGGGCAAGGCGCACATTCTGGACGGCCGGGTGGAAAACGTGATCCTTCTGGAAATGTTCACACAGGGCGGCGTGGGCTCGGAGATCACGCGGAAGTAG
- the purE gene encoding 5-(carboxyamino)imidazole ribonucleotide mutase, whose translation MTQVAVFMGSKSDEGVIRPCVEVLEKLGISHVFTVTSAHRTPERTSRLVRELEKDGVQVFICAAGLAAHLAGAVAAQTIRPVLGIPVTASSLSGLDALLATVQMPPGFPVGTLALDKVGARNAAWLAAQILALNDPDLARRIDAERAAMRAQVETDAASL comes from the coding sequence ATGACGCAGGTCGCGGTATTCATGGGCAGCAAATCCGACGAGGGCGTGATCCGGCCCTGCGTGGAAGTGCTGGAAAAACTGGGCATCAGCCACGTCTTCACCGTGACCTCGGCCCATCGGACCCCGGAGCGGACCAGCCGTCTGGTACGCGAGCTCGAGAAAGACGGAGTGCAGGTCTTCATCTGTGCCGCGGGTCTGGCCGCCCACCTGGCCGGAGCTGTGGCGGCCCAGACCATCCGCCCGGTCCTGGGCATTCCGGTCACCGCCTCTTCCCTCTCCGGGCTGGACGCGCTGCTGGCCACCGTCCAGATGCCGCCCGGTTTTCCCGTAGGAACTCTGGCTCTGGACAAGGTCGGTGCGCGCAACGCCGCATGGCTGGCCGCCCAGATTCTGGCCCTGAACGACCCGGATCTGGCCCGGCGCATCGATGCGGAGCGGGCGGCCATGCGTGCCCAGGTGGAGACGGATGCGGCTTCTCTCTGA